TATATTTTTATAAAATCCCATGGGGGTGTATTTCATTTTAAATCCCCTGTGTAGTCTTATGCTGTTGTAGTTGGCTACAGCTTTCGCCACTTTTCTTTTCAGGTCGCTGAAATCTTTGATTATCCACCTTTTGAGGTATTCATTTTTTATGATTCCATTGATTCGTTCTGCGTAGGGGTTTTCCCATGCGATATTTCCCATACTGATATGGATATTGTTTTTGTTGAGCAAGGAGGTGTATTCTTTACTACTGTACTGGGAACCTTTATCTGAGTGGTGGATCAGGCCCCAAGGCTGGTATCTCAAAGTACTGAGGGCCATTTTCATAGCTTTGATATTACCTTCTGTGCGCAAGTTGTCGTTGACCGAATATCCCACGATGATCCTGGTATAAACATCAATAATGAAGACCAAATAATAGAATTCACCATTGAGGTAAAAGTAAGTGATATCGGTTTGGATGACCTGAAAAGGTCTGTTTATGGCCATACCTTCGATAAGGTTTGGATAAGAATAAAGGCCTGCGTAAGTGGTTTTCTGGTAGTTTTTTATTTTTTTGATACCATATCCCATTTCCATGAAA
This Cecembia calidifontis DNA region includes the following protein-coding sequences:
- a CDS encoding DDE-type integrase/transposase/recombinase, producing MGRDQFCEIFMEMGYGIKKIKNYQKTTYAGLYSYPNLIEGMAINRPFQVIQTDITYFYLNGEFYYLVFIIDVYTRIIVGYSVNDNLRTEGNIKAMKMALSTLRYQPWGLIHHSDKGSQYSSKEYTSLLNKNNIHISMGNIAWENPYAERINGIIKNEYLKRWIIKDFSDLKRKVAKAVANYNSIRLHRGFKMKYTPMGFYKNILNLKAQERPTVIVYTEGRKNFLGASSPFEVCPREEPLAHDCPMEIFNEC